One window of the Eucalyptus grandis isolate ANBG69807.140 chromosome 8, ASM1654582v1, whole genome shotgun sequence genome contains the following:
- the LOC104428909 gene encoding disease resistance protein RUN1-like isoform X2 translates to MENRISAINNLLDIDAGGVRLIGIYGMGGMGKTTLAQIIYNQLCPHFGKSCSFLRDIRETAKTKGLVKLQEQLLSDISNSTVAHNIRYDDDGIKAIEGTICNKKVLVVLDDVDDGNQIQKLIGRISLCPGTRILVTTRDSGVLNIRGLEYKFRPYELERLSDEHALQLFSKHAFDVDSPLEGYDALSKDIVHTAGGLPLALQAIGASLYGQKKKKIWEEMLQKLKTTLDKDVLEQLKISYDALEKDQKQIFLDIACFFIGWQNKTEQIFMWDNCGLRSEHAIDVLTRRCMIKVLNDNEFWMHDQFRDLGRAIAKEEGTRLWDTADIIRELSSIEKKQNVHALCFHPQCRPCITVTAKEIKRFPHLQFLWLNGVRLQGDFASCLSKLKWFDLSHFTYGIDDPPFMPTNLHLEDVVLLDTYGYEWTKDAIKSLIKEATKLKVLSINSCRLTQETPIFSKHLVLEKLSFLYCYSLKKISCSIGKLRLLTYLEFWHCNALEKLPEQIGGLKNLQHLSFFNCQSLRGLPDSVGKLKNLQHLSFRCCQSLRGLPDSVSKLDSLMELDLDDKTFDPSTKLDLDDYNKIQELPELPKSLATLRFSSRSLQSIPDVSNLTNLVELLLSDGYSNITKSCDLSWIGRLSKLRKLELCLLNVPATSIEWGSLSLLEELRLNRLDLQKLKQLPSSLRVLELGVTQVKQVELDGLPNLEKLVIISCEHVARISITSSLNKLRDVEVFDCPKLVELQFHGVLKSMESLDNSDNESLERLVCLSEEELGCNELQAPELTDGWRRVSLVSSSLKMLRELELSSFLGPQEIQFVSTLEALEFFSVSDCSSLKRLGGLSNLKNLNHLSIRSCPTLQVVEGIDKLERLEYLGISDCRSVERIFESSSSKIPKECKIQIHDLGQLPSSGDGGSFITWECYRQMILKAQTQAADSTIETTFPEIGDPLLEQDGDDDGNGDGDGDEDRIRMRMRKKKRGKMKKLKRSKMMVRMMMATSTTMRRRFCSHLAGIYKFIKWTMPKRRRKARGEGESMATTRKRTRSMMKKPNRR, encoded by the exons ATGGAGAATCGAATATCGGCAATAAACAATTTATTAGACATCGATGCTGGTGGTGTGCGGCTTATTGGAATTTACGGGATGGGTGGCATGGGTAAAACCACACTTGCCCAAATAATCTACAACCAACTGTGTCCTCACTTTGGGAAAAGCTGTAGCTTTCTTCGTGACATAAGGGAAACAGCAAAAACCAAGGGCTTAGTCAAGCTGCAAGAACAATTATTGTCCGATATCTCTAATTCTACAGTGGCTCACAACATTcgttatgatgatgatgggatCAAAGCGATTGAAGGAACAATTTGCAACAAGAAGGTACTGGTTGTTTTGGATGACGTTGATGACGGCAACCAAATTCAAAAACTAATTGGAAGGATTTCTTTGTGTCCTGGTACTAGGATACTTGTTACCACTAGGGATAGTGGGGTTTTGAATATTAGGGGACTTGAGTATAAATTCAGGCCTTATGAATTGGAGCGGTTGAGTGATGAACACGCACTTCAACTTTTTAGTAAGCATGCCTTTGATGTCGACTCTCCTCTAGAAGGTTATGACGCTCTTTCAAAAGACATTGTCCATACGGCAGGAGGCCTACCTTTAGCTCTTCAAGCAATAGGTGCATCGCTTTATggtcagaaaaagaaaaaaatatgggaAGAGATGCTGCAGAAGCTAAAGACAACACTCGATAAGGATGTCTTGGAACAATTGAAGATAAGCTATGATGCCttagaaaaagatcaaaaacaGATATTTCTCGACATTGCATGCTTTTTTATCGGTTGGCAGAATAAGACTGAACAAATCTTTATGTGGGACAATTGTGGGCTTCGCTCAGAGCATGCTATTGATGTACTTACTAGGAGGTGTATGATAAAGGTTTTAAATGATAATgaattttggatgcatgatcagtttagagatcttggaagagcAATTGCTAAAGAAGAGGGTACTAGGTTGTGGGATACAGCCGACATCATTCGCGAATTAAGTTCGATAGAG AAAAAGCAAAACGTTCATGCACTCTGTTTTCACCCGCAATGTCGCCCTTGTATAACTGTCACTGCGAAGGAAATTAAGCGGTTCCCGCATCTACAGTTTCTTTGGTTGAATGGCGTACGCTTGCAAGGCGACTTCGCGAGCTGTCTTTCCAAGTTGAAATGGTTTGATTTGTCCCATTTCACTTATGGCATCGATGATCCACCGTTTATGCCAACCAATTTGCATCTGGAAGACGTAGTTCTGTTGGATACTTATGGCTATGAGTGGACAAAAGATGCGATCAAGAGCCTAATCAAG GAGGCAACGAAGTTGAAGGTTCTCAGCATTAATTCATGTCGTTTGACACAGGAGACACCAATCTTTTCCAAACACTTAGTTTTGGAGAAGTTGAGTTTTCTTTACTGTtattctttgaagaaaattagTTGCTCTATTGGGAAACTGAGGTTGCTGACTTACTTAGAATTTTGGCATTGTAATGCACTTGAAAAATTGCCTGAACAAATTGGCGGACTAAAGAATCTTCAgcacctctctttttttaattgtcaaAGCTTGAGGGGACTCCCTGACTCAGTTGGCAAACTAAAGAATCTTCAGCACCTCTCTTTTAGGTGTTGTCAGAGCTTGAGGGGACTCCCTGACTCAGTTTCAAAATTAGACTCATTGATGGAACTGGACCTAGATGATAAAACATTTGACCCATCTACGAAACTGGACCTAGATGACTACAATAAGATTCAAGAGTTGCCGGAGCTCCCAAAAAGTTTGGCCACTCTGAGGTTTTCATCTAGATCGTTGCAGAGTATCCCTGACGTCTCAAACCTTACTAATCTAGTTGAACTGCTCCTATCGGATGGTTATTCAAATATAACTAAATCTTGCGACTTGTCATGGATTGGGAGGCTATCCAAACTGAGAAAGTTGGAATTGTGCCTTTTAAATGTCCCCGCAACATCCATAGAGTGGGGTTCCCTTTCCCTGCTGGAAGAACTTCGTCTCAATAGACTAGACCTGCAGAAGCTGAAACAACTTCCATCAAGCTTGAGAGTTCTAGAACTCGGAGTGACTCAAGTGAAACAAGTGGAACTCGATGGGCTTCCTAATTTGGAAAAGTTGGTGATCATAAGCTGTGAACACGTCGCAAGAATATCCATTACATCAAGTTTGAATAAACTCAGAGATGTTGAGGTGTTCGATTGCCCCAAGCTAGTCGAACTTCAATTTCACGGTGTCTTAAAATCGATGGAGAGTTTAGATAATTCGGATAATGAATCTTTAGAGAGGTTGGTTTGTCTATCGGAGGAGGAGCTAGGATGCAATGAGCTACAAGCTCCCGAGTTGACTGATGGTTGGAGGAGAGTGTCCCTTGTCTCAAGCTCCCTAAAGATGCTTCGAGAACTCGAGCTGTCATCTTTCCTAGGGCCACAAGAGATTCAATTTGTTTCAACGTTGGAAgcattggaatttttttctgtttccgATTGCAGTTCATTAAAAAGGTTAGGAGGTTTGtcaaacttgaagaatttgaaccaTTTAAGCATTAGGTCGTGCCCGACGCTGCAGGTTGTTGAGGGCATCGACAAGTTAGAGCGTTTGGAGTATTTGGGGATTAGTGACTGCAGATCAGTGGAAAGGATTTTCGAGTCATCAAGCTCAAAAATACCAAAGGAGTGCAAGATACAGATACATGATTTGGGGCAGCTACCCAGCTCTGGCGACGGGGGATCATTCATCACTTGGGAGTGTTATAGACAGATGATTTTGAAGGCACAAACACAAGCGGCGGACTCTACTATCGAAACAACTTTCCCCGAAATAGGGGATCCTCTATTGGAACAG GATGGCGACGATGACGGGAATGGTGACGGCGATGGCGATGAGGATAGGATAAGGAtgagaatgaggaagaagaagagagggaagatgaagaagctgaagaggAG CAAGATGATGGTGAGGATGATGATGGCGACTAGCACGACAATGCGTAGGAGGTTCTGCAGTCATCTTGCGGGCATTTACAAGTTCATTAAATGGACAATGCCGAAGAGAAGGAGGAAGGCTAGAGGCGAAGGCGAATCGATGGCAACAACGAGAAAGAGGACGAGATCGATGATGAAGAAGCCGAATAGGAGGTAA
- the LOC104428909 gene encoding disease resistance protein RUN1-like isoform X1 has product MENRISAINNLLDIDAGGVRLIGIYGMGGMGKTTLAQIIYNQLCPHFGKSCSFLRDIRETAKTKGLVKLQEQLLSDISNSTVAHNIRYDDDGIKAIEGTICNKKVLVVLDDVDDGNQIQKLIGRISLCPGTRILVTTRDSGVLNIRGLEYKFRPYELERLSDEHALQLFSKHAFDVDSPLEGYDALSKDIVHTAGGLPLALQAIGASLYGQKKKKIWEEMLQKLKTTLDKDVLEQLKISYDALEKDQKQIFLDIACFFIGWQNKTEQIFMWDNCGLRSEHAIDVLTRRCMIKVLNDNEFWMHDQFRDLGRAIAKEEGTRLWDTADIIRELSSIEKKQNVHALCFHPQCRPCITVTAKEIKRFPHLQFLWLNGVRLQGDFASCLSKLKWFDLSHFTYGIDDPPFMPTNLHLEDVVLLDTYGYEWTKDAIKSLIKEATKLKVLSINSCRLTQETPIFSKHLVLEKLSFLYCYSLKKISCSIGKLRLLTYLEFWHCNALEKLPEQIGGLKNLQHLSFFNCQSLRGLPDSVGKLKNLQHLSFRCCQSLRGLPDSVSKLDSLMELDLDDKTFDPSTKLDLDDYNKIQELPELPKSLATLRFSSRSLQSIPDVSNLTNLVELLLSDGYSNITKSCDLSWIGRLSKLRKLELCLLNVPATSIEWGSLSLLEELRLNRLDLQKLKQLPSSLRVLELGVTQVKQVELDGLPNLEKLVIISCEHVARISITSSLNKLRDVEVFDCPKLVELQFHGVLKSMESLDNSDNESLERLVCLSEEELGCNELQAPELTDGWRRVSLVSSSLKMLRELELSSFLGPQEIQFVSTLEALEFFSVSDCSSLKRLGGLSNLKNLNHLSIRSCPTLQVVEGIDKLERLEYLGISDCRSVERIFESSSSKIPKECKIQIHDLGQLPSSGDGGSFITWECYRQMILKAQTQAADSTIETTFPEIGDPLLEQPDDGEEDNDDNKDDGRQDDDDEDDDEDNEDDGKDDDDNDEVREDHENDDGEDDEVSNVHSSRGSSPVCSEDQDDDDDDDGEDDEGNNSHEVLQSSHGTPPVHFVSDSDENNDVNKDGDDDGDGDNDGDEDRKRTRMRKRKRGMMKKLRRSHLAGIHKFIPWTTMKRRKARGEGESMATTRKRMRLMMKKPNRR; this is encoded by the exons ATGGAGAATCGAATATCGGCAATAAACAATTTATTAGACATCGATGCTGGTGGTGTGCGGCTTATTGGAATTTACGGGATGGGTGGCATGGGTAAAACCACACTTGCCCAAATAATCTACAACCAACTGTGTCCTCACTTTGGGAAAAGCTGTAGCTTTCTTCGTGACATAAGGGAAACAGCAAAAACCAAGGGCTTAGTCAAGCTGCAAGAACAATTATTGTCCGATATCTCTAATTCTACAGTGGCTCACAACATTcgttatgatgatgatgggatCAAAGCGATTGAAGGAACAATTTGCAACAAGAAGGTACTGGTTGTTTTGGATGACGTTGATGACGGCAACCAAATTCAAAAACTAATTGGAAGGATTTCTTTGTGTCCTGGTACTAGGATACTTGTTACCACTAGGGATAGTGGGGTTTTGAATATTAGGGGACTTGAGTATAAATTCAGGCCTTATGAATTGGAGCGGTTGAGTGATGAACACGCACTTCAACTTTTTAGTAAGCATGCCTTTGATGTCGACTCTCCTCTAGAAGGTTATGACGCTCTTTCAAAAGACATTGTCCATACGGCAGGAGGCCTACCTTTAGCTCTTCAAGCAATAGGTGCATCGCTTTATggtcagaaaaagaaaaaaatatgggaAGAGATGCTGCAGAAGCTAAAGACAACACTCGATAAGGATGTCTTGGAACAATTGAAGATAAGCTATGATGCCttagaaaaagatcaaaaacaGATATTTCTCGACATTGCATGCTTTTTTATCGGTTGGCAGAATAAGACTGAACAAATCTTTATGTGGGACAATTGTGGGCTTCGCTCAGAGCATGCTATTGATGTACTTACTAGGAGGTGTATGATAAAGGTTTTAAATGATAATgaattttggatgcatgatcagtttagagatcttggaagagcAATTGCTAAAGAAGAGGGTACTAGGTTGTGGGATACAGCCGACATCATTCGCGAATTAAGTTCGATAGAG AAAAAGCAAAACGTTCATGCACTCTGTTTTCACCCGCAATGTCGCCCTTGTATAACTGTCACTGCGAAGGAAATTAAGCGGTTCCCGCATCTACAGTTTCTTTGGTTGAATGGCGTACGCTTGCAAGGCGACTTCGCGAGCTGTCTTTCCAAGTTGAAATGGTTTGATTTGTCCCATTTCACTTATGGCATCGATGATCCACCGTTTATGCCAACCAATTTGCATCTGGAAGACGTAGTTCTGTTGGATACTTATGGCTATGAGTGGACAAAAGATGCGATCAAGAGCCTAATCAAG GAGGCAACGAAGTTGAAGGTTCTCAGCATTAATTCATGTCGTTTGACACAGGAGACACCAATCTTTTCCAAACACTTAGTTTTGGAGAAGTTGAGTTTTCTTTACTGTtattctttgaagaaaattagTTGCTCTATTGGGAAACTGAGGTTGCTGACTTACTTAGAATTTTGGCATTGTAATGCACTTGAAAAATTGCCTGAACAAATTGGCGGACTAAAGAATCTTCAgcacctctctttttttaattgtcaaAGCTTGAGGGGACTCCCTGACTCAGTTGGCAAACTAAAGAATCTTCAGCACCTCTCTTTTAGGTGTTGTCAGAGCTTGAGGGGACTCCCTGACTCAGTTTCAAAATTAGACTCATTGATGGAACTGGACCTAGATGATAAAACATTTGACCCATCTACGAAACTGGACCTAGATGACTACAATAAGATTCAAGAGTTGCCGGAGCTCCCAAAAAGTTTGGCCACTCTGAGGTTTTCATCTAGATCGTTGCAGAGTATCCCTGACGTCTCAAACCTTACTAATCTAGTTGAACTGCTCCTATCGGATGGTTATTCAAATATAACTAAATCTTGCGACTTGTCATGGATTGGGAGGCTATCCAAACTGAGAAAGTTGGAATTGTGCCTTTTAAATGTCCCCGCAACATCCATAGAGTGGGGTTCCCTTTCCCTGCTGGAAGAACTTCGTCTCAATAGACTAGACCTGCAGAAGCTGAAACAACTTCCATCAAGCTTGAGAGTTCTAGAACTCGGAGTGACTCAAGTGAAACAAGTGGAACTCGATGGGCTTCCTAATTTGGAAAAGTTGGTGATCATAAGCTGTGAACACGTCGCAAGAATATCCATTACATCAAGTTTGAATAAACTCAGAGATGTTGAGGTGTTCGATTGCCCCAAGCTAGTCGAACTTCAATTTCACGGTGTCTTAAAATCGATGGAGAGTTTAGATAATTCGGATAATGAATCTTTAGAGAGGTTGGTTTGTCTATCGGAGGAGGAGCTAGGATGCAATGAGCTACAAGCTCCCGAGTTGACTGATGGTTGGAGGAGAGTGTCCCTTGTCTCAAGCTCCCTAAAGATGCTTCGAGAACTCGAGCTGTCATCTTTCCTAGGGCCACAAGAGATTCAATTTGTTTCAACGTTGGAAgcattggaatttttttctgtttccgATTGCAGTTCATTAAAAAGGTTAGGAGGTTTGtcaaacttgaagaatttgaaccaTTTAAGCATTAGGTCGTGCCCGACGCTGCAGGTTGTTGAGGGCATCGACAAGTTAGAGCGTTTGGAGTATTTGGGGATTAGTGACTGCAGATCAGTGGAAAGGATTTTCGAGTCATCAAGCTCAAAAATACCAAAGGAGTGCAAGATACAGATACATGATTTGGGGCAGCTACCCAGCTCTGGCGACGGGGGATCATTCATCACTTGGGAGTGTTATAGACAGATGATTTTGAAGGCACAAACACAAGCGGCGGACTCTACTATCGAAACAACTTTCCCCGAAATAGGGGATCCTCTATTGGAACAG CCAGATGATGGTGAGGAGGATAACGATGACAACAAGGATGACGGTAGGCAGGATGACGATGACGAGGATGATGACGAGGACAATGAAGATGATGGCAAGGATGACGATGACAACGACGAAGTGCGTGAGGACCATGAGAATGATGACGGTGAGGATGATGAGGTCAGCAATGTGCATTCGTCTCGCGGGTCTTCGCCGGTTTGTTCTGAGGACCaggatgatgacgatgacgatgacggcGAGGATGATGAGGGCAATAATTCGCATGAGGTTTTGCAGTCATCTCACGGGACTCCACCAGTTCATTTTGTGAGCGATAGCGATGAGAACAATGATGTCAACAAGGATGGCGACGACGACGGGGACGGCGACAATGATGGCGACGAGGATAGGAAAAGGACGagaatgaggaagaggaagagagggatgatgaagaagctgaggaggag TCATCTTGCGGGCATCCACAAGTTCATTCCATGGACAAcgatgaagaggaggaaggcTAGAGGCGAAGGCGAATCAATGGCAACCACGAGAAAGAGGATGagattgatgatgaagaagccGAATAGGAGGTAA